A window from Gossypium raimondii isolate GPD5lz chromosome 7, ASM2569854v1, whole genome shotgun sequence encodes these proteins:
- the LOC105763020 gene encoding trans-Golgi network-localized SYP41-interacting protein 1 isoform X2, with protein MEKNKNRTDLLTAGRKKLQQFRQKKDGKGSSSKGKSSKKSKKPEQHGSDSDSTNLVAKQTALLQVSEGETTAGDSTVSQSAEKSSLPSGLDTAAFVSPVESIVSEETGNIETLAAHNDGLPAEVVTLVDFSVPNGEQSTQTVDSMTSTEIRSSSTDIPVLKGEIKHYNVLHPSASVDTKEGTVVNKEMGQNSLLSADDLPDNYLSQARGDRITDETDGLGMNQLDRGGETKFEFDGRLTLSEHGECDEPLEGATPGITSMEGASNETEEAISRDASIVSTGASSSSWADGSLAASSQLTNEQAPDVIPYSPVKEEQEMCPSFSDYGEGKSLEGNQQYLPEVSFVSEDLGHERSLQMTGLISSNLILSLARGGTPVKLSQLVEAIRSLDEDEYSLLLNSHESVSLEIIGTDNLSPSYHPDIFEKLKEELYLTSFSKDIFYLKLSELSDLHMESERRCHQLLDEISLLHSSINKVHETNACLGEELAQCRSELQISGSGREELQNELNTALLQIEEFSSRANELQSSLVRSQEDLTSLFSELSEYKNQVATLQADNVNLNRTVDSLTDERSTLAQEKESSLLENEKLLLELARYKDLVITSQVESEQLNMNLASLTEERKVLVDEKMLSLQENEKLRTELADCKSLISTLQVEHANIINLAIMSEERIKLEEEELLAQGKEKAALDLEECKDLLASLQLEKSKLNGELAFVTEERKKLEEDKDYFIHENESLASELLVLQEQLTRQNGEQMQLEAELKVLTVRLEKLMEENSFLNASLDVHKAKLVETDSRGNQNIEGGSQVKGLGVSREVLENAANYEPSCLIPLKQDPDESTVVLEKPGPNDVGGSSLVLLEQEVFDDSSGFLVLKGHLKEAERILQNLEMTIEQMHSHSVSLQHSISKSAAPGVSNLTKASERQVHHDEPEVERRDLPEYQLLGDLFNSTKDVTENLRAVLKLLGQDADDASFLCRGERDCRKSASFTFQEHRVLHETLKEYSDILHASNIELGVLYEASKQHAYGIEAKYNELKVLHEALKQQESSLSSENAELGKKLSEYLLKLTEMQSQFSDLKQRSDDTTSALNQQFKNSQKEAAERALMPELESRSMVTQIVETVRRLDLSVGQVSNFSFSDNSSDISDLNSQLATSVDSAINNIRELQEQLEIAHAGHDAILNSYKEVDEKYNDLHRNNEFMVGMLHELYNDLKKLVIDSCVLVGEPEMNTQVEKLADPLDYSKYKIFIEQLENVLGERLQLQSVNDQLNLEMMNRTRDVVEMSRECLHSNAIQKLIEQVENVVKLDDSETDSDRTPGSHLELLVCLLVKKYKDIDQQVSNRGEDLGSKMIGLTEVEEKIHQLDALRLQQEFEILTLKESLRQKEEALQTAHSELLKKVSEIEQSEQRVSSVREKLSIAVAKGKGLVVQRDGLKQSLAETSAELERLSQELQVKDAQLQELEIKLKTYSEAGERVEALESELSYIRNSATALRESFLLKDSVLQRIEEILEDLDLPEHFHSRDIIEKVDWLARSTTDNSLPAPDWEQKSSVVGSYSDAGFVTVDTWKEDAQPTLSSGDDWRRKYEDLESKFYGLAEQNEMLEQSLMERNHLVQRWEELLGRIDMPSQMRSMEPEEKIEWLGGALSEANHDKNSLQKKIDDLQNYFGSVAADLEESEKRISNLESDLQSVALEREHLSERLDALTSDNHNLAAKATQFEVENEKLQIKVSGLKEELDKRIEEEEENLLKMEGEIRRLQYLVCDVLEDPEAKDLGSGGSSTASLEGLLKKLIENYTNLKSVNPEPVDIEINQTKLCDPTLDQAESRDALTGQEDVASLKKELEEVQHDLMQVKEERDEYFGKHQSLLHEVQALERKGEELQGLLNQEEQKSASVREKLNVAVRKGKSLVQQRDGLKKTIEEMNAELGRLKSELSNQENALADYELKMRDFSTYPKRVEALEADNLFLRNHLTETERMLEEKRHTLNGILNAIADIDAGVEIDTFDPVEKLGQIGKVCHDLHASVSSSKQESQKSKRAAELLLAELNEVQERNDGLQEDLAKISVELTEVMKDREVAEAAKLEVLSRLEELSTVHSEGKRKQYSELMMLQSCVNEVTKGFNDIQNLLCSTFMKDLEFLQNLEVNIKSCLEGDDAQDVAGLPYSISSDLEDKVNFQSTDTSSIANIQEPVDDNAIVEVCSSIWHHLQDLTTEITALKEKFIGCSKSLHEQGYSLWNLVGILHGERNSQKESFEAMRRNIMHLESIGKEKDMEMVVLRRNVGLLYEACANLVLEIENGKAELLGNSSTTADLELAGALALGGQNRVLSEEQIKTMADKLLSTMKDFLSMQYQIAEGSQREMKITVENLRKELQEKDIQKDQICAELVGQTKLAEAAAMNYSRDLQLSRTLVHDLEKELEVVKEENKSLQQRVKELQDVQANSVELHDRVKSLTDVLSSKDQEIEALMQALDEEEVQMEELTKKNEELEKVLQQKNIDLENLEASQGKVVKKLSITVSKFDELRDLSQSLLTKIEQLQSELQDRDAEISFLRQEVTRCTDDLLAASQMSSKRESNEIHEFLTWFEGIVSCVGLPHLHFDMKDIQVPEYKEIIQKKLSSITSELEDLRVAAQSRDELLQAERTKVEELTRMEETLKKTLQEKESLLNLLEGAGDVDHAASANSEIVQVEPVINKWAVPGTSTASQVRSLRKVNNDQVAIHIDSDDVSNTRLEDEDEDKVHGFKSLTTSRIVPRFTRPVSDMIDGLWVSCDRALMRQPALRLAIMIYWAILHSLLAAFVF; from the exons ATGGAGAAGAATAAGAACCGTACTGATCTGCTCACTGCCGGACGGAAAAAG CTTCAACAATTTCGTCAGAAAAAGGATGGTAAAGGAAGTAGCAGTAAAGGAAAATCttctaaaaaatctaaaaaacctGAGCAGCATGGATCTGATAGTGATTCAACAAACCTGGTTGCCAAACAAACAGCCTTGCTGCAGGTTTCTGAAGGGGAAACCACAGCTGGTGACTCAACAGTGTCACAGTCTGCTGAGAAGAGTTCATTGCCTTCTGGGCTCGATACTGCAGCATTTGTTTCACCAGTAGAGTCTATTGTGTCTGAGGAGACAGGTAACATCGAGACTCTAGCAGCCCATAATGATGGATTACCTGCTGAGGTGGTCACACTTGTTGATTTTTCAGTCCCAAATGGAGAGCAAAGTACTCAGACTGTTGATAGTATGACGAGCACAGAAATACGTTCCTCAAGCACAGATATCCCAGTTTTGAAGGGGGAAATAAAGCATTATAATGTGCTACATCCTTCTGCTTCAGTTGATACCAAAGAGGGGACAGTGGTCAACAAGGAAATGGGGCAAAATTCACTGCTTTCAGCAGATGATTTGCCTGATAACTACTTGTCTCAAGCAAGGGGAGATCGGATAACAGAT GAAACTGATGGTTTGGGGATGAACCAGCTTGATAGAGGTGGTGAAACAAAGTTTGAATTTGATGGTAGGCTTACTTTGTCTGAGCATGGTGAATGTGATGAACCTCTTGAAGGGGCTACTCCAGGAATAACTAGCATGGAGGGGGCATCCAATGAGACAGAGGAGGCCATTAGCAGAGATGCTAGCATTGTATCTACTGGGGCATCTAGCAGTTCCTGGGCAGATGGAAGTTTGGCTGCTAGTTCTCAATTGACAAATGAACAGGCCCCAGATGTAATACCTTATTCACCTGTCAAAGAAGAACAAGAAATGTGTCCTTCATTTTCTGATTACGGTGAGGGCAAGAGTTTAGAAGGAAATCAACAATACTTACCAGAGGTCTCCTTTGTGTCTGAAGATCTAGGTCATGAAAGATCTCTTCAGATGACAGGATTGATTTCATCAAATCTGATTCTGTCTCTTGCCAGAGGTGGTACTCCAGTCAAACTCTCTCAGCTAGTAGAGGCGATAAGAAGTCTTGATGAAGATGAATATAGTCTTTTGCTGAACTCTCACGAATCGGTTTCCCTTGAAATAATTGGGACCGATAATCTATCACCTTCCTACCATCCAGATATATTCGAGAAATTAAAAGAGGAGTTGTATCTCACAAGTTTttcaaaagatatattttacttaaagcTTTCTGAGCTGTCAGATCTGCATATGGAATCTGAACGGCGTTGTCATCAGCTTCTTGATGAAATATCTCTTCTTCATTCTTCCATCAACAAGGTTCATGAGACGAATGCCTGCCTTGGAGAAGAGCTAGCACAATGTAGGTCTGAACTCCAGATTTCTGGAAGTGGAAGGGAGGAGTTGCAGAACGAACTTAATACTGCTTTGTTGCAAATTGAGGAATTTTCTTCTAGAGCAAATGAGTTGCAGAGCAGCCTGGTAAGGTCACAAGAGGATTTAACAAGCCTTTTTTCTGAATTGTCTGAGTACAAGAATCAGGTGGCCACTTTACAGGCAGATAATGTGAACTTGAATAGGACTGTTGATTCTCTGACTGATGAGAGAAGCACACTTGCACAGGAAAAGGAATCTTCTCTCCTTGAGAATGAAAAACTGTTACTGGAGTTAGCTAGATACAAGGACTTGGTGATAACTTCCCAGGTGGAGAGTGAGCAGTTAAACATGAATCTTGCTTCGCTGACAGAGGAGAGAAAGGTACTTGTGGATGAGAAAATGTTGTCCCTTCAGGAAAATGAGAAGCTACGGACAGAATTAGCTGATTGCAAGAGCTTGATTTCAACTTTACAGGTGGAACATGCTAACATAATCAATCTTGCTATAATGTCGGAAGAAAGAATAAAGCTTGAAGAAGAGGAGTTGCTTGCACAAGGGAAAGAGAAAGCTGCTCTTGATTTGGAAGAGTGTAAAGATTTGTTGGCTTCTTTACAACTTGAAAAATCCAAATTGAATGGTGAACTTGCTTTTGTTACAGAGGAGAGAAAGAAGCTTGAGGAGGACAAGGATTATTTCATCCATGAGAATGAGAGCCTTGCTTCTGAGCTCCTTGTTCTTCAAGAGCAGTTAACTAGACAGAATGGGGAACAGATGCAACTTGAGGCTGAACTAAAAGTATTAACAGTACGCCTAGAGAAGCTAATGGAGGAAAATAGTTTTCTCAATGCCAGTTTGGATGTGCATAAGGCCAAGTTAGTGGAAACTGATAGTAGGGGAAACCAGAATATTGAAGGCGGGAGTCAAGTAAAAGGTCTGGGTGTGAGTAGGGAGGTCCTTGAAAATGCTGCCAACTATGAACCTTCCTGCCTTATACCTTTGAAGCAGGATCCTGACGAATCTACTGTGGTATTGGAGAAACCTGGACCTAATGATGTTGGTGGGTCATCACTTGTGCTGCTTGAACAGGAAGTGTTTGATGATTCTTCTGGTTTTCTAGTCCTGAAGGGACACTTGAAGGAGGCTGAGAGAATATTGCAAAACCTTGAAATGACAATTGAACAGATGCACTCTCATTCAGTCTCATTACAGCACTCCATCAGTAAATCAGCTGCACCAGGAGTATCAAATCTAACTAAAGCCTCTGAACGGCAGGTGCATCATGATGAACCTGAGGTTGAGAGGAGAGATTTGCCTGAATATCAGTTACTGGGAGACCTGTTTAATTCAACTAAAGACGTAACAGAAAATTTAAGAGCTGTGCTTAAGCTCTTGGGTCAAGATGCTGATGATGCCAGTTTTCTTTGTAGAGGAGAGAGGGATTGTAGAAAATCTGCTAGTTTCACATTTCAAGAGCACAGGGTTCTACATGAAACTTTGAAGGAATACAGCGATATTCTCCACGCATCCAACATTGAACTGGGGGTTCTGTATGAAGCTTCTAAGCAACATGCTTATGGCATTGAAGCTAAGTACAATGAACTTAAGGTTCTCCATGAAGCTCTAAAGCAGCAAGAAAGTAGCCTCAGTTCGGAAAATGCTGAGCTTGGCAAGAAGTTGAGTGAGTATCTGTTGAAACTTACTGAAATGCAGAGTCAATTCTCTGATTTAAAGCAAAGGTCAGATGATACTACTTCTGCTTTAAATCAACAGTTCAAAAATTCACAGAAGGAAGCAGCTGAGAGGGCTTTGATGCCTGAACTAGAATCGAGATCTATGGTTACTCAGATTGTGGAGACAGTCAGGAGACTCGATTTGTCTGTTGGACAAGTTTCCAACTTCAGCTTCTCAGATAACAGCAGTGATATCTCAGATCTGAATAGCCAGCTTGCTACTTCTGTTGATTCTGCCATTAACAATATCCGAGAGCTACAAGAGCAACTAGAAATTGCTCATGCGGGTCATGATGCAATATTGAATTCATACAAAGAAGTAGATGAGAAGTATAATGATTTGCATAGGAATAATGAATTCATGGTAGGGATGCTACATGAATTGTACAATGATCTGAAGAAACTTGTGATTGATTCATGCGTTTTGGTGGGTGAGCCTGAAATGAATACGCAAGTTGAGAAGCTGGCTGATCCCTTAGACTACAGCAAGTATAAGATCTTCATTGAACAACTGGAGAATGTTTTGGGTGAAAGGCTCCAGCTCCAGTCTGTTAATGACCAGCTGAATTTAGAAATGATGAATAGGACAAGAGACGTTGTGGAAATGAGCAGAGAATGCCTTCATTCTAATGCCATTCAAAAGCTTATTGAACAGGTTGAGAATGTTGTAAAACTGGACGACTCTGAGACTGACTCAGATAGAACTCCTGGTTCCCACCTTGAATTGTTAGTTTGTTTGCTTGTCAAGAAATACAAAGACATTGATCAACAGGTGAGTAATCGTGGAGAGGATCTTGGATCTAAGATGATTGGGTTGACAGAAGTAGAGGAAAAGATACATCAGTTAGATGCCTTGAGACTTCAGCAGGAATTTGAAATCCTCACTCTGAAAGAAAGTTTGCGCCAGAAAGAAGAAGCCCTTCAGACTGCACATTCTGAGTTACTGAAAAAAGTAAGCGAAATTGAACAGTCAGAACAGCGGGTATCTTCTGTTAGGGAGAAGCTTAGCATTGCTGTGGCAAAGGGGAAAGGTTTGGTGGTGCAGCGTGACGGTCTTAAGCAGTCACTTGCAGAGACATCTGCTGAACTAGAGAGACTCTCACAGGAATTACAGGTAAAAGATGCCCAGCTTCAGGAGTTAGAAATAAAACTGAAGACTTACTCGGAGGCAGGTGAGCGTGTGGAAGCTTTGGAATCTGAACTTTCATACATTCGCAATTCAGCTACTGCATTAAGAGAATCATTTCTTCTCAAAGACTCTGTACTGCAGAGAATTGAAGAGATTTTAGAAGACTTAGACCTGCCTGAGCATTTCCATTCTAGAGATATCATTGAAAAGGTTGATTGGTTAGCAAGGTCCACCACTGATAATTCTTTGCCTGCCCCAGATTGGGAGCAGAAAAGTTCTGTTGTAGGCTCGTACTCTGATGCGGGTTTTGTCACTGTTGATACCTGGAAAGAAGATGCACAACCAACCTTATCTTCAGGGGATGACTGGAGAAGAAAATATGAGGACCTTGAGAGCAAGTTTTATGGGTTGGCAGAACAAAATGAAATGCTGGAACAGTCCTTGATGGAAAGAAACCACTTGGTGCAAAGATGGGAGGAACTTTTGGGCAGAATTGATATGCCTTCACAGATGCGGTCCATGGAACCCGAGGAAAAGATTGAATGGCTAGGTGGGGCACTTTCAGAGGCTAATCATGATAAAAATTCTTTGCAGAAGAAGATTGATGACcttcaaaattattttgggtCAGTAGCTGCTGATTTGGAAGAGTCTGAAAAGAGAATATCAAATCTTGAGTCAGACCTTCAATCAGTTGCCCTTGAGAGGGAGCACCTTTCTGAAAGATTGGATGCTTTGACATCTGATAATCATAACCTTGCAGCAAAGGCAACTCAATTTGAAGTTGAGAATGAAAAACTTCAGATTAAAGTTAGTGGTTTGAAGGAAGAATTGGATAAGAGGATTGAGGAAGAGGAGGAGAATCTTCTCAAGATGGAGGGTGAAATAAGGAGATTGCAGTACTTGGTTTGTGATGTGTTAGAGGATCCTGAAGCAAAAGATTTGGGTTCTGGTGGCAGTAGTACTGCATCCTTAGAAGGATTACTGAAGAAGCTTATAGAGAATTACACTAATCTCAAGTCTGTGAATCCTGAACCTGTGGATATTGAAATCAACCAGACCAAGCTATGTGATCCAACCCTTGATCAAGCTGAAAGCAGAGATGCTCTAACTGGCCAGGAGGATGTAGCTTCTTTGAAAAAAGAACTGGAGGAAGTGCAGCATGACTTGATGCAAGTGAAGGAGGAAAGAGATGAATACTTCGGAAAGCATCAATCTTTGCTTCATGAAGTTCAAGCACTTGAAAGGAAAGGGGAGGAGTTGCAAGGGCTACTTAATCAAGAAGAGCAGAAGTCAGCTTCTGTGAGAGAAAAGTTAAATGTTGCTGTTAGAAAAGGGAAATCTTTGGTGCAACAACGGGACGGTCTGAAGAAAACAATTGAAGAGATGAATGCTGAGCTGGGGCGCTTGAAATCTGAGCTTAGCAACCAGGAAAATGCTCTGGCTGATTATGAACTAAAGATGAGGGACTTCTCCACTTACCCCAAAAGAGTAGAAGCCTTAGAAGCTGACAATTTGTTCTTGAGGAATCATTTGACAGAAACCGAACGCATGTTGGAGGAGAAAAGACATACTTTAAATGGGATATTAAATGCAATAGCTGACATTGATGCTGGTGTTGAAATTGACACCTTTGATCCAGTGGAGAAGTTGGGACAAATTGGGAAAGTGTGCCATGATTTGCATGCATCTGTGTCATCTTCTAAACAAGAGTCGCAGAAGTCCAAGAGAGCTGCAGAGCTACTGCTTGCAGAGTTGAATGAAGTTCAAGAGAGAAATGATGGTCTTCAGGAAGATCTAGCCAAAATTTCGGTTGAGCTTACAGAAGTCATGAAGGATAGGGAGGTTGCAGAGGCTGCAAAACTTGAAGTTCTTTCACGGCTTGAAGAGTTATCTACAGTTCActctgaaggaaaaagaaaacagtatTCTGAATTAATGATGCTACAATCCTGTGTGAATGAAGTCACAAAGGGCTTCAATGATATTCAAAATCTACTTTGCAGTACTTTTATGAAGGACTTggaatttttgcaaaatttggaGGTTAACATTAAGTCGTGCTTGGAAGGGGATGATGCCCAAGATGTGGCTGGCTTGCCATACAGTATCTCCAGTGATTTAGAGGACAAG GTGAACTTTCAATCCACAGATACTTCATCAATTGCCAATATACAGGAACCTGTGGATGACAATGCTATAGTTGAAGTTTGCAGTTCAATCTGGCATCACCTGCAGGATTTGACAACTGAAATTACTGCACTCAAAGAAAAGTTCATTGGGTGCTCAAAATCATTACATGAACAAGGTTACAGTCTATGGAATTTAGTGGGAATCTTGCATGGAGAGAGAAATTCTCAGAAAGAATCTTTTGAAGCTATGAGGAGGAATATTATGCATTTAGAATCAATTGGGAAAGAGAAAGACATGGAGATGGTTGTCTTGAGAAGGAATGTTGGCTTGCTTTATGAAGCTTGTGCTAATTTGGTCTTGgaaattgaaaatggaaaagccGAGCTGTTAGGAAATAGTTCAACTACTGCAGATCTGGAATTAGCTGGAGCACTTGCACTTGGCGGACAAAACAGAGTTTTGTCTGAGGAACAAATCAAGACTATGGCTGATAAACTTTTATCAACAATGAAAGATTTTTTGAGCATGCAATATCAAATTGCTGAAGGAAGCCAAAGGGAGATGAAAATTACTGTAGAAAATTTACGGAAAGAGCTTCAGGAGAAGGACATCCAAAAAGATCAGATATGCGCGGAGCTTGTTGGTCAAACTAAGTTAGCTGAAGCTGCTGCCATGAATTACTCACGAGATCTTCAATTGTCAAGAACACTGGTGCATGATTTGGAAAAAGAACTGGAAGTGGTGAAGGAAGAAAATAAGTCATTGCAGCAGAGAGTAAAAGAACTGCAGGATGTGCAAGCCAACTCAGTGGAATTGCATGATAGAGTCAAATCACTGACAGATGTGTTATCATCCAAAGACCAAG AAATCGAGGCCCTTATGCAAGCACTTGATGAGGAGGAGGTCCAAATGGAAGAGTTGACAAAAAAGAACGAGGAACTAGAAAAAGTCCTGCAACAGAAGAACATAGATTTAGAGAACCTTGAGGCTTCTCAAGGGAAGGTTGTGAAAAAGCTTTCCATCACTGTGAGCAAGTTTGATGAGCTTCGTGATCTATCGCAAAGTCTTCTTACCAAGATTGAACAGCTTCAATCAGAACTACAAGATCGGGATGCTGAGATTTCCTTCTTAAGACAAGAGGTCACCAGATGCACCGATGATCTTCTTGCTGCATCACAAATGAGCTCTAAAAGAGAATCAAATGAGATACATGAGTTTTTGACTTGGTTTGAGGGAATTGTTTCTTGTGTTGGGTTACCCCATCTGCATTTTGATATGAAGGACATTCAGGTGCCTGAATACAAGGAAATAATACAGAAAAAGCTTAGCTCTATTACATCTGAACTTGAGGACCTACGTGTGGCTGCACAAAGTAGGGATGAATTGTTGCAAGCAGAACGGACTAAAGTGGAGGAGCTAACACGCATGGAGGAAACCCTCAAGAAGACTTTGCAAGAGAAAGAATCCCTATTAAATTTGCTTGAAGGTGCAGGAGATGTGGATCATGCAGCTAGTGCAAACTCTGAAATTGTGCAAGTTGAACCTGTG ATAAACAAGTGGGCTGTACCAGGGACCTCCACGGCTTCCCAAGTTCGTAGTTTGCGTAAAGTCAATAATGATCAAGTTGCTATTCATATAGATTCAGATGATGTTAGTAATACTAGGttagaagatgaagatgaagataaag TTCATGGTTTCAAATCACTTACCACATCAAGAATTGTTCCAAGGTTTACAAGACCAGTATCTGACATGATAGATGGCTTATG GGTTTCTTGTGATCGGGCACTCATGCGACAACCTGCCTTACGGCTTGCCATTATGATCTATTGGGCTATATTGCATTCACTGTTAGCAGCTTTTGTATTTTGA